The following is a genomic window from Clostridium sp..
ACCGGGATTAAAATCACTGGCAAGTGCCACAGCACATCCGCTATCAATCATCTTTCTCGCATTTGCATATGGTTTGTTTAGACAAAAGGCAGTGGCGGGAAGAAGAGTTGCCACCACTTTATTCTTGCTAAGTAATTCAATGCCATTTTCAGAGGCATTCAGCAGGTGGTCTGCTGAGACAGCATCTAGTCGGCCCGCCAATTCTGCTCCTCCCAAATACATGATTTCGTCTGCATGAATTTTTAATTTCAGTCCCAGTTCAGATGCCTTCAATAGTAATTTTTTGGATAATTCTATTGATATGACTCCTTTTTCGCAAAAAACATCACAAAATTCCGCCAGCTTTTTATCAACCACTTCTGGAAGCACCCTTTCAATAATAAAATCTATGTATTTGCTGCTTTTACCTGTGAACTCTTCTGGAACTGCATGTGCTCCCAGGAAAGTTCCTATTACATCAACTGCATGATCTTTGTTTAATTCTTTCATTACTTTAAGCTGCTTTATTTCAGTTTCCAGATCAAGTCCATAGCCGCTTTTACCTTCTACAGTTGTAATTCCAAAAGACAACATTGAATCCAGTCTTTTCATTCCAAGATTGTATAATTCCTTGAAGGAGCTCTTCCTCGTTGCCTTAACAGTATTTTCTATGCCACCGCCAGCTTTCATTATATTCATATAACTGCGGCCTCCAAGTCTCATGAAAAATTCATCAGGTCTGTATCCTGAAAATATAAAGTGAGTATGTGAATCTACAAAACCTGGAACTACACATTTACCTTCAGCTTTTAGAATTTCATAATTTCTCAAATCATATTTTTTTAAGATGTTTTGGGTGGTGTCCACAGCAGCAATTCTGCCGTTTTCTACAACTAC
Proteins encoded in this region:
- the hutI gene encoding imidazolonepropionase, with amino-acid sequence MKNIIVLNADEIATPIGKCARFGNEMGHIKIIKHGTVVVENGRIAAVDTTQNILKKYDLRNYEILKAEGKCVVPGFVDSHTHFIFSGYRPDEFFMRLGGRSYMNIMKAGGGIENTVKATRKSSFKELYNLGMKRLDSMLSFGITTVEGKSGYGLDLETEIKQLKVMKELNKDHAVDVIGTFLGAHAVPEEFTGKSSKYIDFIIERVLPEVVDKKLAEFCDVFCEKGVISIELSKKLLLKASELGLKLKIHADEIMYLGGAELAGRLDAVSADHLLNASENGIELLSKNKVVATLLPATAFCLNKPYANARKMIDSGCAVALASDFNPGSCFSNSIPLIFALACIYMNMSAEEALTALTLNGAAALNRADTIGSIENGKIADMVILKYPGYKYLMYNTGVNIVDKVLKNGNTII